In Pedobacter sp. W3I1, one DNA window encodes the following:
- a CDS encoding RagB/SusD family nutrient uptake outer membrane protein translates to MKTYIKYSLAIAVLLMSTVTSCKKEFFDRPPQSAITLDNFYKTADQVKSSTNILYSAAWFGWVTKGGWAITEMAGGNGRSYSSDVSNFGNFSVTDGNTELANAYNSLWIVVAQSNAIINNLPEKVPASVDRKVVNQALGEARLFRALAYFHLVRLFGNVPIIENTLDYVENFQVNTNPVTDVYKFILNDLKFAESNLIPQIRSGNSIAQGRVSSGSASALLAKVYLYMQDYTNARLEAEKVINSGEFKLYGIDVPGKEFKDLFLTANNNNEESVIALQWAGAGGYGKGNPLQASWAANPTITGTGDGYGVLGVTFDALYSFQQDDKRFKPTIMVTGSFYPEINQATGGYTQAANQGQGTSAFVKKYVVGTPADNGGVGSAQSSNNNTYMMRYAEVYLILAEAIMGTSKNSTDPQALAAINKIRNRAGLGNLTQIRRGYFTANNTPGKPGNAPAQYYRDDILEERRREFMFEFDYWFDLARLDGYNVSNHPNAITIINQQDRGAGDNSVPSNSYGNGYYSMTNSKFLFPYPATEVASNPKLIQPPVPYVFK, encoded by the coding sequence ATGAAAACATATATAAAATATTCACTTGCAATTGCTGTTCTCCTTATGAGCACGGTAACCAGTTGTAAAAAAGAATTTTTCGATCGTCCGCCGCAAAGCGCCATCACATTGGATAATTTTTATAAAACAGCAGACCAGGTAAAATCAAGCACCAACATTCTTTATAGCGCAGCCTGGTTTGGTTGGGTAACTAAAGGGGGATGGGCCATCACTGAAATGGCCGGTGGAAACGGTCGTTCGTACTCATCCGATGTATCTAATTTTGGAAATTTTTCTGTAACCGATGGGAATACAGAACTTGCAAATGCTTACAATTCGTTATGGATTGTGGTTGCACAATCTAATGCAATCATCAATAATTTGCCTGAAAAAGTGCCTGCATCGGTAGACAGAAAGGTAGTTAACCAAGCGTTAGGAGAAGCTCGTTTATTTAGAGCTTTGGCTTATTTTCATTTGGTTAGGTTATTTGGAAATGTACCAATCATTGAAAATACATTAGATTATGTAGAAAACTTTCAGGTTAATACCAATCCCGTAACTGATGTTTATAAATTTATTCTAAACGATCTTAAGTTTGCTGAAAGCAACCTTATTCCACAAATCAGAAGTGGCAATTCTATTGCGCAAGGCCGTGTTTCTAGCGGATCTGCCTCGGCACTTCTTGCTAAAGTTTATCTGTACATGCAAGATTATACCAACGCACGCCTTGAGGCAGAAAAGGTAATCAATAGCGGAGAATTTAAGCTTTATGGTATTGATGTTCCGGGGAAAGAATTTAAAGACCTATTCTTAACAGCAAATAACAACAACGAAGAATCAGTAATCGCACTTCAATGGGCAGGCGCTGGAGGTTATGGTAAAGGAAATCCTTTGCAAGCTTCTTGGGCGGCCAATCCCACAATTACAGGTACGGGTGATGGTTACGGCGTTTTAGGGGTTACTTTTGATGCGTTATATAGTTTTCAGCAAGATGATAAGCGCTTTAAGCCAACTATAATGGTTACCGGATCTTTTTATCCTGAAATTAATCAGGCAACTGGAGGTTACACACAAGCTGCCAATCAGGGACAAGGTACAAGTGCATTTGTTAAAAAATACGTGGTAGGTACACCTGCAGATAACGGTGGTGTAGGTTCAGCACAATCTTCTAATAACAACACATATATGATGCGCTATGCTGAAGTTTACCTGATTCTGGCCGAAGCCATAATGGGAACTTCAAAAAATAGCACAGATCCTCAGGCGTTAGCAGCAATTAACAAAATAAGAAACCGTGCAGGTCTTGGTAATTTAACACAGATTAGACGTGGCTATTTTACGGCCAACAACACGCCTGGTAAGCCTGGCAATGCACCAGCGCAATATTATCGTGATGATATTTTAGAGGAACGCAGACGCGAATTTATGTTCGAATTTGATTACTGGTTTGATCTGGCCCGTTTAGATGGGTATAACGTTTCCAACCATCCAAACGCGATTACAATTATCAATCAACAGGATCGCGGAGCTGGAGATAACAGCGTACCTTCCAATAGCTATGGAAATGGATATTATTCAATGACGAATAGTAAATTCCTATTTCCTTATCCAGCAACCGAGGTTGCATCAAACCCTAAATTAATACAGCCACCAGTACCTTATGTTTTTAAATAA
- a CDS encoding IPT/TIG domain-containing protein produces MKKINNQTRFTTLILFVAIVVGFASCKKTDEGAGGAPKITRVRLISKTDTLKNVVHRINLDSNLVYNETRQVKFDSTVVAGRLNNQYAIVGENLMTTLSVSFNGLQVNYNPALLTDNSIIIFIPAETPYGPSQSNKLIVTTKFGTASFDFPILQPPPTITSFSPVAAGAGEIVTIVGTIFEGVTKVTFDSIPAQIVGTPTKTQIQVKVPAGVVQSRILVTTPGGTTRSAGSFGFKALLYDDLFATGWGSYLGYNSTINLASTARVKRGTYAIATTYTDAYGALQIGYNGSTIDVTKSGLTAIKFSVYGGTGIVAGSRVQLVINGNYGKAVAITLVPGVYTDYTIQLKDVGNPSVVTEFVLQSLGNAVPSTIYVDDIGFI; encoded by the coding sequence ATGAAAAAGATAAATAATCAAACAAGATTCACTACGCTCATATTATTTGTGGCAATAGTGGTAGGTTTTGCTTCATGTAAGAAAACCGACGAGGGTGCTGGCGGTGCACCAAAAATTACAAGAGTAAGGTTAATCAGCAAAACCGATACCCTTAAAAATGTAGTGCACAGAATTAATTTGGATTCTAACTTGGTTTATAACGAAACAAGGCAGGTTAAATTTGATTCAACGGTTGTTGCCGGAAGATTGAATAATCAGTATGCTATAGTTGGAGAAAACCTGATGACAACACTTTCAGTTTCATTTAACGGATTGCAGGTTAATTATAATCCTGCATTGTTAACCGATAACAGCATTATCATTTTTATACCTGCTGAAACGCCTTATGGGCCAAGTCAAAGTAATAAATTAATTGTAACTACCAAATTTGGTACTGCAAGTTTCGATTTCCCTATTCTGCAACCTCCGCCAACAATCACATCTTTTAGTCCGGTTGCTGCAGGCGCAGGAGAAATTGTAACGATAGTTGGAACAATATTCGAAGGGGTTACGAAGGTTACTTTTGATTCTATCCCAGCACAGATTGTTGGAACGCCAACCAAAACTCAGATTCAGGTTAAAGTACCTGCAGGTGTTGTTCAGTCGCGTATTTTGGTAACTACGCCTGGTGGTACCACCCGTTCTGCTGGTTCATTCGGATTCAAAGCTTTGCTTTATGATGATTTATTCGCAACAGGATGGGGTTCTTATTTGGGATACAATAGTACGATAAACTTGGCGAGCACCGCCCGTGTTAAACGCGGTACATATGCCATAGCCACAACTTATACCGATGCCTACGGTGCATTACAGATTGGCTACAACGGATCAACGATTGATGTTACAAAATCAGGGTTGACCGCCATAAAGTTTTCTGTATATGGTGGAACAGGAATAGTTGCTGGAAGCAGGGTTCAGTTGGTTATCAATGGAAATTATGGCAAGGCTGTTGCCATAACACTCGTTCCTGGTGTATACACAGATTATACCATTCAATTAAAAGATGTAGGTAATCCATCAGTCGTTACCGAATTTGTATTGCAAAGTTTAGGCAACGCAGTACCAAGTACAATTTATGTCGATGATATAGGATTTATTTAG
- a CDS encoding glycoside hydrolase family 2 TIM barrel-domain containing protein: protein MIKKISLLVAFAFIIGVASAQPSFVKQKGHQFLINGKPYYYIGVNYWYGGLLALQKDPAKGKQRLIKELDFLKSKGVNNLRVLVGSEGEGKINGVDRVKPALQTQHNVYHAEILKGLDLLLMEMAKRKMYAILYLSNNWEWSGGFMQYLNWNGQIDNDTLKRKLTWDEQRDYTSKFYSCDGCKIDYQKQVKFILQHKNAYTGKKYINEPAIMAWELANEPRPMRPEAIEAYKNWIANTATYIKSIDKNHLITIGAEGFMGTEENWDLFKEIHGNKSIDYLTIHIWPKNWGWFKDAPTTENLPTVIEKTSAYIKQHESIAQQLNKPLVIEEFGLPRDGHAFDPSSTTKLRDEYFGNIFSMWANSQKKNGAIAGCNFWSFGGTSRPINGQLFWKDGDDFSGDPPQEEQGLNSVFDSDQSTWKIIQTYLKK from the coding sequence ATGATCAAGAAAATATCCTTACTGGTTGCATTTGCATTTATTATAGGTGTGGCAAGCGCACAGCCGTCTTTCGTTAAGCAAAAAGGTCACCAATTCCTGATTAACGGAAAACCTTACTATTACATTGGGGTCAATTATTGGTACGGTGGATTATTGGCTTTGCAAAAAGATCCTGCAAAAGGTAAACAAAGACTAATTAAAGAGCTCGATTTTTTGAAATCAAAAGGCGTAAATAATCTTCGTGTTTTGGTCGGCTCTGAAGGTGAAGGGAAAATTAATGGAGTAGATCGGGTTAAGCCTGCCTTACAAACTCAGCATAACGTTTACCATGCAGAAATTTTAAAAGGACTGGATTTGTTATTAATGGAAATGGCAAAGCGAAAGATGTATGCCATTTTGTACCTGAGCAACAATTGGGAATGGAGTGGTGGCTTTATGCAGTATTTAAACTGGAACGGCCAAATTGATAATGACACATTAAAACGAAAATTAACCTGGGATGAACAGCGTGATTACACCAGTAAGTTTTACTCATGTGATGGCTGTAAAATCGATTATCAAAAACAGGTGAAATTTATACTTCAACATAAAAACGCTTACACTGGTAAAAAGTACATTAATGAACCCGCTATTATGGCTTGGGAACTGGCCAATGAGCCAAGACCAATGAGGCCAGAAGCCATTGAAGCTTATAAAAACTGGATTGCAAATACGGCGACCTATATTAAATCTATTGATAAAAATCATTTGATTACAATTGGTGCCGAAGGTTTTATGGGCACGGAAGAAAACTGGGATTTATTTAAAGAAATCCATGGCAATAAAAGCATTGATTATTTAACCATCCACATTTGGCCAAAAAACTGGGGCTGGTTTAAAGATGCTCCAACAACGGAGAATTTGCCTACAGTTATAGAAAAAACTTCAGCATATATAAAGCAACACGAAAGTATTGCCCAACAACTAAACAAACCTTTGGTAATTGAAGAATTTGGGTTGCCGAGGGATGGTCATGCTTTTGACCCTTCGAGTACAACAAAACTGCGTGATGAATATTTTGGAAATATTTTCTCGATGTGGGCCAATAGTCAGAAGAAAAATGGCGCAATTGCTGGCTGTAATTTTTGGTCGTTCGGTGGTACATCCAGACCAATTAACGGACAGTTGTTTTGGAAAGATGGCGATGATTTTTCAGGAGATCCGCCACAGGAAGAACAGGGTTTAAATTCTGTTTTTGATTCAGATCAATCGACCTGGAAAATTATCCAGACCTATTTAAAAAAGTAA
- a CDS encoding glycoside hydrolase family 3 N-terminal domain-containing protein, with protein sequence MKKYFLIIAVVASAITLRAQKIDLNQKKVDAILAKMTLEEKVGQMTQITLGVVGTQIDGEINPDALKNAIIKHKVGSILNVTNHALTVDQWHNLLTKIADEAKNTRLKIPILYGLDGIHGQTYTLESTLFPQNIGMAATRNLDLAKAVTKVAAKELRASGVRWNFATVLDCGRQPLWSRFPETYGEDVFIGKTMGASVIKAYEEDGLNKTTAVASCMKHFLGYSASRNGKDRTPIYLPEIEMREYYLPQFREAVKAGASSVMINSSIINGMPVHASKYLLTDILRKELGFNGVAVSDWEDIKRVYAWHHVASTPREAVAMCVNAGVDMSMVPGDFTFYDLLIEAVQRKEVSMARIDDAVKRILMLKMKLGLFDNPYPEENAKANFGKAEYQTLALDAAHEAMTLLKNQDNVLPLSKSKKYLVVGPGAQSISALNGCWSYTWQGKEEQWYPKDSKTILQTIKEKVGEKNVLTTTAKGFESPENFDVDALTKSARNADVIILCLGENAYAESPGNIADLALDENQQVLAKAAIATGKPIILVLTEGRPRFITNIEPKINGILMAYWSGKKTAEAIADVLFGDYNPNGKLPFSYPRSSGEIVLYDRKPAEDIREVFNDDVHTGYNPLFAFGTGLSYTTFTYSNLKLSTKNLTGDNNLQVSVVVSNTGKIDGKQTVELYSRDMYASISPDMKRLRAFQKIDLKAGESKTVSFTLNKNDLAFVNTSLKTVTEAGAFKVMIGDLSDEFQYK encoded by the coding sequence ATGAAAAAATATTTTTTAATAATCGCAGTTGTCGCTTCAGCAATAACTTTAAGGGCACAAAAGATAGATTTAAACCAAAAGAAGGTTGATGCTATTTTAGCGAAAATGACATTGGAGGAAAAAGTTGGGCAAATGACCCAGATTACCCTAGGTGTGGTGGGTACGCAAATAGATGGGGAAATTAATCCAGATGCATTAAAAAATGCAATAATCAAACATAAGGTTGGTTCAATTTTAAATGTTACTAACCACGCTCTAACGGTAGATCAGTGGCATAATTTGCTTACTAAAATCGCTGATGAAGCCAAAAATACCAGATTAAAAATTCCAATTTTATATGGCTTAGATGGAATTCATGGTCAGACTTATACTTTGGAATCAACGCTTTTTCCGCAAAATATTGGAATGGCTGCAACAAGAAATTTGGACCTGGCCAAAGCGGTAACCAAAGTAGCTGCTAAAGAATTAAGAGCAAGCGGAGTGAGGTGGAATTTTGCAACTGTTTTAGATTGCGGTAGACAGCCTTTATGGTCACGTTTCCCGGAAACTTATGGAGAAGATGTTTTCATTGGCAAAACAATGGGCGCTTCTGTAATTAAGGCTTACGAAGAGGATGGATTAAACAAAACAACAGCCGTTGCAAGTTGTATGAAACACTTTTTAGGTTATTCAGCTTCGAGAAATGGCAAGGACAGAACACCAATCTATCTGCCGGAAATAGAAATGAGAGAGTATTATCTGCCTCAGTTTAGGGAGGCAGTAAAAGCTGGTGCATCATCGGTAATGATCAATTCTAGTATAATAAATGGAATGCCGGTTCATGCAAGTAAGTATTTATTAACAGATATTTTGCGTAAAGAATTGGGTTTCAATGGCGTTGCTGTAAGCGATTGGGAAGATATTAAACGTGTTTATGCCTGGCATCATGTGGCAAGTACACCAAGAGAGGCCGTTGCTATGTGCGTAAATGCTGGCGTAGATATGAGCATGGTACCAGGTGATTTTACTTTTTATGATCTGTTGATTGAAGCGGTTCAGAGAAAAGAAGTTTCAATGGCCCGTATTGATGACGCTGTTAAAAGGATTTTAATGCTCAAAATGAAGTTGGGCTTATTTGATAATCCTTATCCGGAAGAAAATGCAAAAGCGAATTTTGGCAAAGCTGAATATCAAACACTTGCTTTGGATGCTGCGCATGAAGCAATGACTTTATTGAAAAATCAAGATAATGTTTTGCCTTTATCTAAGAGCAAAAAATATTTGGTTGTTGGTCCTGGCGCACAAAGTATTAGTGCCTTAAATGGTTGTTGGAGTTACACATGGCAAGGGAAAGAAGAGCAATGGTATCCAAAAGATAGTAAAACCATTTTGCAAACCATAAAAGAAAAAGTTGGCGAAAAAAATGTTTTAACCACCACAGCTAAAGGTTTTGAAAGTCCCGAAAATTTTGATGTTGATGCGCTTACCAAATCTGCCAGGAATGCCGATGTTATAATTTTATGTCTTGGCGAAAATGCGTATGCAGAAAGCCCTGGGAATATTGCAGACTTAGCCTTGGATGAAAATCAGCAGGTTTTAGCAAAAGCCGCAATTGCAACCGGAAAACCAATAATTCTGGTTTTAACGGAAGGTAGACCAAGATTTATCACCAATATTGAGCCTAAAATTAATGGAATTTTAATGGCTTATTGGAGCGGTAAAAAAACTGCAGAAGCAATTGCTGATGTGCTTTTTGGCGATTATAACCCAAATGGTAAACTTCCATTTAGCTACCCAAGAAGTAGCGGGGAAATAGTTTTGTATGATAGAAAACCTGCAGAAGACATTAGAGAAGTTTTTAATGATGATGTACACACTGGCTACAATCCATTATTTGCATTTGGTACTGGTTTAAGTTATACCACTTTTACCTACAGCAATTTAAAATTGAGCACCAAAAACCTGACCGGTGATAACAATTTACAGGTATCTGTTGTGGTAAGCAATACGGGTAAAATAGATGGAAAGCAGACTGTAGAATTATATTCAAGAGATATGTATGCTAGCATCAGCCCTGATATGAAAAGATTAAGAGCTTTTCAAAAAATCGATCTGAAAGCTGGAGAAAGTAAAACGGTAAGCTTTACATTAAATAAAAACGACCTGGCGTTTGTAAATACATCGTTAAAAACAGTAACCGAAGCCGGAGCTTTTAAAGTAATGATAGGCGATTTAAGTGATGAATTTCAATATAAATAG
- a CDS encoding carbohydrate binding domain-containing protein: MKKYIYSSLIILLFSIGQASAQKNLISNGGFEDGLNSWGAGNAKVSTVIRKSGEASLALVSYVKGKWEGIDQKVKLPKKSKAIVVSGFYKMDEVEQGANAWNTAVIVLEFTDGDKKLGEGIPLVEKLGTEDWSAFKKSLRVPDGATGFRIMIALSEASGTFFVDDLNAKVISIEDFEKETAVLKTN, encoded by the coding sequence ATGAAAAAATATATCTATTCTTCGTTGATAATTTTGCTTTTTAGCATCGGTCAAGCATCTGCACAAAAGAATTTAATTAGCAATGGTGGCTTTGAAGATGGTTTAAATAGCTGGGGCGCTGGAAATGCCAAGGTTAGTACGGTAATCCGGAAATCTGGTGAAGCCAGTTTGGCATTGGTTTCTTATGTAAAAGGAAAATGGGAGGGAATTGATCAAAAGGTTAAACTTCCAAAAAAATCAAAAGCCATTGTAGTTTCTGGCTTTTATAAAATGGATGAGGTAGAACAGGGTGCAAATGCCTGGAATACAGCTGTAATAGTTTTAGAATTTACTGATGGAGATAAGAAGTTAGGTGAAGGAATTCCATTAGTCGAAAAATTAGGAACGGAAGATTGGTCTGCTTTTAAGAAAAGCTTAAGAGTGCCTGATGGAGCAACAGGTTTTAGAATTATGATTGCACTAAGCGAGGCTTCGGGAACTTTTTTTGTTGATGATTTAAATGCAAAGGTAATTTCAATTGAAGATTTTGAAAAAGAAACCGCGGTTTTAAAAACCAATTAA
- a CDS encoding glycoside hydrolase family 5 protein: MKRVILLLLCSCFCRLGFAQNINWVNRNGALKVVGGKILNSNNVEPQLRGLSLSWSVWGGRKYYNADVVNWLQSDFNISLLRASMAVQPDSGYLQNPVEQEKLITKTIDAAVKKGLYVLIDWHDHHANEHLEQSKMFFAKMAKKYVGKPNIIYEIFNEPEKIEWQTVKDYAVEVIKEIRKYDPENIIIVGSSHWDQDIDIVAKDPIKGFRNIAYSFHFYASDPFHQDLLMKRADEAISAGLPIFVTEWGVGEASGDGKFDVEKTEKWFAWMEKNKLSWANWNITDKKETTAILAPGASPTGKWKLNMLTPAGVYIRTQLKKFNK; encoded by the coding sequence ATGAAAAGAGTTATTTTGTTGCTCCTGTGCTCCTGTTTTTGTAGACTCGGCTTCGCCCAAAATATCAATTGGGTTAATCGCAACGGTGCGTTAAAAGTTGTTGGAGGAAAGATTTTAAACAGTAACAATGTCGAGCCTCAGCTCCGTGGTCTAAGTCTGTCATGGAGCGTCTGGGGAGGAAGAAAATACTACAATGCAGATGTCGTGAACTGGCTTCAGTCTGATTTTAATATCAGCCTGTTGCGTGCTTCCATGGCGGTTCAGCCAGATAGTGGTTATTTGCAAAACCCGGTTGAGCAAGAAAAACTGATTACCAAAACCATTGATGCTGCGGTTAAAAAAGGTTTGTATGTGCTAATCGATTGGCATGATCACCATGCGAATGAGCATCTGGAGCAGTCAAAAATGTTCTTCGCCAAAATGGCCAAAAAATATGTGGGTAAACCGAATATTATTTATGAAATATTTAATGAACCCGAAAAAATAGAATGGCAAACGGTTAAGGATTATGCTGTAGAAGTGATTAAGGAAATTAGGAAGTATGATCCTGAAAATATAATTATCGTAGGAAGTTCGCACTGGGATCAGGATATTGATATAGTTGCAAAAGATCCAATTAAGGGTTTTCGCAACATTGCATACTCTTTTCATTTTTACGCCTCAGACCCATTTCATCAGGACCTTTTAATGAAACGGGCCGATGAGGCAATTTCTGCTGGTCTGCCCATTTTTGTAACCGAATGGGGTGTTGGTGAAGCTAGCGGCGATGGAAAATTTGATGTTGAAAAAACGGAGAAGTGGTTTGCTTGGATGGAAAAAAACAAACTGAGCTGGGCAAACTGGAACATTACCGATAAAAAGGAGACCACGGCAATATTAGCGCCTGGAGCATCTCCAACAGGAAAATGGAAACTCAACATGCTTACACCTGCAGGTGTCTACATTAGAACTCAACTTAAAAAATTTAATAAATAA